A window of Rufibacter sp. LB8 contains these coding sequences:
- a CDS encoding 5'(3')-deoxyribonucleotidase, with protein sequence MQPTKKKIAIDMDEVMADPIAKFIDLYNRDCALNLTLEQLHGKEVYECVPAEHKDKVWEYNNAEGFFRDLKVIPGSQEVIKALTEKYDVFIVSAGMEFRNSLIDKFDWLHDHFPFIGWQNYVLCGDKSIIGADIMIDDRPKNLRTFSGDRKLLFSSPHNVNLTEFERVSTWQEVAEKLL encoded by the coding sequence ATGCAGCCAACCAAGAAAAAGATAGCCATTGACATGGATGAAGTCATGGCCGACCCCATAGCCAAGTTCATTGACCTCTATAACCGCGACTGCGCCCTGAACCTTACGCTGGAGCAACTGCACGGCAAGGAAGTGTATGAGTGCGTGCCCGCAGAGCACAAAGACAAAGTCTGGGAATACAACAACGCCGAAGGATTTTTCAGAGATTTGAAGGTCATTCCCGGCAGCCAGGAAGTCATAAAAGCGCTCACCGAGAAGTACGATGTCTTTATTGTGAGCGCGGGCATGGAGTTCCGGAATTCACTCATTGACAAGTTTGACTGGCTGCATGACCATTTTCCGTTTATTGGCTGGCAGAACTACGTGCTCTGCGGCGACAAAAGCATCATAGGCGCCGATATCATGATTGACGACCGGCCCAAGAACCTGCGCACCTTTAGCGGGGACCGTAAACTGCTCTTCTCCTCGCCGCACAACGTCAACCTCACCGAGTTTGAGCGCGTGAGCACCTGGCAGGAAGTGGCGGAGAAGTTGCTGTAG
- a CDS encoding amidohydrolase: MTDLRVSLIQADLKWHDAAANRALFEEKIQQLPATDLVVLPEMFTTGFSMDAPALAEEMDGPTVTWLKQVAQQTQAVVMGSAIIKDQGNYYNRLLWVRPDGSLETYDKRHLFRMAGECEAYTPGNQKLIVELNGWKICPLVCYDLRFPVWARNTPLHYDVLIYIASWPNKRRLAWQTLLRARAIENLAFCLGVNRVGTDANGHLYAGDTAAYNLLGEELYHSEHEEAFTTITLSRAHLEETRKKLPWDVDADAFTIL, encoded by the coding sequence ATGACCGATTTGCGCGTTTCCTTGATCCAAGCCGACTTAAAATGGCACGATGCCGCCGCCAACCGCGCTCTTTTTGAGGAGAAAATACAGCAACTCCCCGCCACCGACTTAGTGGTCTTGCCCGAAATGTTCACCACTGGTTTCAGCATGGACGCTCCGGCGCTGGCCGAGGAAATGGACGGCCCCACCGTGACCTGGCTTAAACAGGTGGCGCAGCAAACCCAGGCGGTGGTCATGGGCAGCGCAATCATCAAAGACCAGGGAAACTACTATAACCGCCTGCTCTGGGTACGGCCAGACGGCTCGCTGGAAACCTATGACAAGCGCCACCTCTTCCGGATGGCCGGCGAATGCGAGGCCTATACGCCCGGTAATCAAAAGCTGATTGTGGAGTTAAACGGCTGGAAAATCTGCCCGCTGGTGTGCTATGATTTGCGGTTCCCGGTGTGGGCGCGCAACACGCCCTTGCACTATGATGTGCTCATTTACATAGCCAGCTGGCCCAACAAACGCCGCCTGGCCTGGCAGACCTTGCTCCGGGCCCGCGCCATTGAGAACCTGGCCTTTTGCCTGGGCGTGAACCGCGTAGGCACCGACGCCAACGGCCACCTTTACGCCGGCGACACCGCCGCCTACAATTTACTGGGTGAGGAGCTCTACCATTCAGAACACGAAGAAGCGTTCACCACCATTACCCTGTCCCGCGCCCATTTAGAGGAAACTCGTAAAAAACTTCCCTGGGATGTAGACGCCGATGCCTTTACAATTCTGTAA
- a CDS encoding T9SS type A sorting domain-containing protein, protein MNRKVKVLAFFISCMAAVTQSAWAQHAIRFQETAGPAVRVQDQILPMPWAGGFNSPQFSAIDLNHDGQQDLFVFDRSSRRVTTFLAVQTNGQWAYQHAPAYEKAFPKELQVFALLRDYDRDGAPDLFTASNLGMKVYRNTSGTGTPTFDLTHPVLFYNIDVNLVVGAEDLPAITDMEKDGDLDLLLWEWSGGLRLEYFQNMQQEQNLPAAQMKFTKASSNWGDVSRCIGSCNKYAFNGDSCPAVQHIGGSSVLPLDVDANGVLDLVVGHDDCPDLVSLMNIGSNLQPRISSAQYNLPPDITGNQFSVFPAAYYLDVTFDGIPDLVVAPNATSNSHQNVNLASSTWVYANTGTAILPRFTGAKQPFLQHQMVDLGEGAAPALGALTGGNTLDLLVGNTALLNGTQYAASLTLFQNKGTGSQPQFELVNTDYLGFASQKLLNLKPQLVDLNQDGAIDLAYSAYNPATTTQEFHYLLNQAAAQQPAQFSAAAVRLTGVTFTRGDTPYLYDVDQNGTLDLLVGRSSGALHYYRNTGTSTSPVWALVSDALGGLAANSVKRRLQLHIAHLDQNTIPDLLTTDDSGQLNLYPDFTAQLSGTFPVQENVLWDELQFDYKPALLGPGNFITSGNLQQLVNARPTVILGTHAGGLKHWQVLSHPLSARDQELAKQVLVFPNPAQGFVQVQTPQAATLQLFTLTGTKVLQDKTASQETQQLDVQHLPDGFYLLRVTLPSGQTSTHKLLLQR, encoded by the coding sequence ATGAACCGTAAAGTAAAGGTACTAGCCTTTTTCATAAGTTGCATGGCCGCGGTCACGCAATCTGCCTGGGCCCAGCACGCCATCAGGTTCCAGGAAACCGCCGGCCCGGCCGTGCGCGTGCAGGACCAGATTTTGCCCATGCCCTGGGCCGGCGGCTTCAACAGTCCGCAATTCTCGGCCATTGATCTGAACCACGACGGCCAGCAGGATTTGTTTGTCTTTGATAGGAGTTCGCGGCGCGTGACCACATTTTTGGCGGTACAGACCAACGGGCAATGGGCCTACCAACACGCGCCTGCTTATGAAAAAGCCTTCCCGAAGGAGTTGCAGGTATTTGCCCTGCTCCGGGACTATGACCGCGACGGCGCGCCGGATTTGTTTACCGCCTCTAACCTGGGCATGAAAGTCTACCGGAACACCTCGGGCACCGGCACCCCTACTTTCGACTTAACACACCCGGTGCTTTTTTATAACATAGACGTGAACTTAGTGGTTGGCGCTGAAGACTTGCCCGCTATCACAGACATGGAAAAAGACGGCGATTTGGATTTGCTGCTTTGGGAATGGTCTGGGGGGCTTCGGCTGGAATATTTCCAGAATATGCAGCAGGAGCAAAATCTACCCGCAGCACAAATGAAATTCACCAAAGCCAGTTCTAATTGGGGAGACGTGAGCCGGTGCATAGGTTCTTGCAACAAGTATGCGTTTAACGGAGATTCTTGTCCGGCGGTACAGCACATTGGCGGTTCTAGCGTGCTGCCGCTAGATGTAGATGCCAACGGCGTTTTGGATTTAGTAGTAGGCCATGACGATTGCCCAGATTTAGTGAGTTTGATGAACATTGGCAGTAATCTTCAACCTAGGATTTCCAGCGCGCAATACAATCTTCCGCCAGATATTACGGGCAACCAGTTCAGCGTTTTTCCGGCGGCGTATTATTTAGATGTCACGTTTGACGGAATCCCAGACTTGGTGGTAGCGCCCAACGCCACCTCTAATTCGCACCAGAACGTCAATTTGGCGAGCTCTACGTGGGTGTACGCCAACACGGGCACTGCTATTCTGCCAAGGTTTACTGGTGCCAAACAGCCGTTCCTGCAACACCAAATGGTAGATTTGGGCGAAGGTGCCGCGCCCGCCTTAGGTGCGCTTACCGGCGGCAATACACTAGACTTGTTGGTGGGCAACACCGCGCTCCTGAACGGCACCCAATATGCCGCGTCGCTCACGCTTTTTCAGAACAAAGGCACGGGCAGTCAGCCGCAGTTTGAACTGGTGAACACAGATTACCTTGGTTTTGCGAGCCAGAAATTGCTGAACCTGAAGCCCCAGTTAGTAGACCTTAACCAAGACGGGGCCATAGATTTAGCCTACAGCGCTTATAACCCCGCCACCACCACGCAGGAATTCCATTATCTCCTGAACCAAGCCGCGGCGCAGCAGCCAGCCCAGTTTTCAGCGGCGGCCGTGCGCCTCACCGGGGTTACTTTTACAAGAGGAGACACGCCGTATCTGTATGATGTAGACCAAAACGGAACCCTGGATTTGTTAGTGGGCCGGTCTTCTGGCGCGTTGCATTATTACCGGAACACAGGCACGTCCACTTCGCCGGTTTGGGCCTTGGTCTCAGATGCGCTGGGCGGCCTTGCGGCGAATTCTGTGAAACGAAGACTGCAACTTCACATCGCCCACTTAGACCAGAACACTATCCCGGATTTACTCACCACCGATGACAGCGGGCAGTTAAACCTCTACCCAGATTTCACGGCCCAATTGTCGGGGACTTTCCCGGTGCAGGAAAATGTGCTTTGGGATGAACTGCAGTTTGATTACAAGCCGGCTTTGCTGGGTCCTGGGAATTTCATCACTTCCGGAAATTTGCAACAACTGGTAAACGCGCGGCCAACCGTGATTCTAGGCACCCACGCGGGCGGATTGAAGCATTGGCAAGTGTTGTCACACCCCTTGAGCGCACGTGACCAGGAGCTTGCGAAACAGGTGTTGGTGTTCCCCAACCCCGCGCAAGGTTTTGTACAGGTGCAGACTCCGCAGGCGGCCACTCTTCAATTATTCACGCTCACCGGCACCAAGGTGTTACAAGACAAAACCGCTTCGCAGGAAACCCAACAGCTAGACGTGCAGCATTTGCCTGATGGTTTCTATCTCCTGCGCGTCACGTTGCCCAGCGGTCAAACTTCCACGCATAAACTGTTGCTACAGCGGTAG
- the murF gene encoding UDP-N-acetylmuramoyl-tripeptide--D-alanyl-D-alanine ligase, whose protein sequence is MTEPLEHLYQKYLECRKVSTDSRAAKENTLFFALDGPNFKGSQFAQQALDKGARYAVVQDPAITGPNIVQVPDTLKALQELALHHRKQLTIPFIGITGSNGKTTTKELINAVLIQKYNVLCTIGNLNNHIGVPLTLLSIQPEHELAIIEMGANHPGDIAELCSYALPTHGLITNIGKAHLEGFGDLEGVARTKSELYLHLDKTDGTVFVNTSNEHLMRMVRRLANKVTYYQPEDTYSATLLQAAPQVFYRAANGDEVHTHLMGSYNFENMAAAACIGQYFGVPHADINAAIAAYAPVNNRSQIVKKDTNTILLDAYNANPSSMAAAVSNFAIMAGDQKVVILGDMLEMGQESEAEHKLLGNQVANLGFSEVFLCGKEMRYAAEEHPEFRYFAEKSALQQWLQDHPIRNSHVLVKGSRGIGLETVVDLL, encoded by the coding sequence ATGACGGAGCCCCTAGAGCACCTTTATCAAAAGTACCTGGAATGCCGGAAAGTAAGCACAGATTCGCGCGCCGCGAAAGAAAACACGCTTTTCTTTGCCCTGGACGGACCTAATTTCAAAGGCAGCCAGTTCGCGCAGCAGGCCCTGGACAAAGGCGCCCGCTATGCGGTGGTGCAGGACCCAGCCATCACCGGCCCCAACATTGTACAGGTGCCAGACACGCTGAAAGCCTTGCAGGAACTGGCCTTGCATCATAGAAAACAACTGACCATTCCGTTTATAGGCATTACGGGTTCAAACGGAAAAACCACCACCAAAGAACTCATCAATGCGGTGTTGATCCAGAAATACAACGTGCTTTGCACCATCGGCAACCTCAACAACCACATTGGCGTGCCGCTCACCCTGCTCAGTATTCAGCCTGAGCACGAGTTAGCCATCATTGAGATGGGCGCCAACCACCCCGGCGACATTGCCGAACTCTGCTCCTATGCCCTGCCCACGCACGGCCTCATCACCAATATTGGGAAGGCGCATTTAGAGGGCTTCGGGGATTTGGAGGGCGTAGCCCGCACCAAAAGCGAACTCTACCTGCACTTAGACAAAACCGATGGCACCGTGTTCGTCAATACGTCTAACGAACATCTGATGCGCATGGTACGCCGCTTGGCCAATAAAGTCACGTATTACCAGCCGGAAGATACTTACAGCGCCACCCTGCTCCAGGCCGCGCCGCAGGTCTTCTACCGGGCCGCCAACGGTGATGAGGTTCACACGCACCTCATGGGTTCCTACAATTTTGAGAACATGGCCGCCGCCGCTTGTATTGGGCAGTATTTTGGGGTGCCGCACGCAGACATCAATGCCGCCATTGCCGCCTACGCGCCTGTGAACAACCGTTCGCAGATTGTCAAGAAAGACACCAACACCATTCTGCTGGATGCCTACAATGCCAACCCCAGTTCCATGGCCGCCGCCGTCAGCAACTTCGCCATCATGGCCGGCGACCAAAAGGTAGTCATCTTAGGCGATATGCTGGAAATGGGCCAGGAAAGCGAAGCCGAACACAAATTACTTGGAAATCAGGTGGCCAATTTAGGTTTTTCTGAAGTTTTCCTCTGCGGAAAAGAGATGCGCTACGCCGCCGAAGAACACCCGGAGTTCCGCTACTTTGCCGAGAAAAGCGCCCTGCAGCAATGGCTCCAGGACCACCCCATCAGGAACAGCCACGTGCTGGTGAAAGGCTCCCGCGGCATTGGCCTGGAAACCGTGGTGGACTTGCTGTAG
- the rfbC gene encoding dTDP-4-dehydrorhamnose 3,5-epimerase — protein sequence MQVTTYPLAGVVEITPRIFADDRGAFLETFSARQFAEAGITETFVQDNLSISKKGVVRGLHFQKPPFAQAKLVTVIAGKALDVVVDIRKDSPTFGQHATCILDAEKRNMFYVPIGFAHAFMVLEEGTVFTYKCSNYYSKESEGGLLWNDPALGIDWGIVNPLVSEKDEILPTLAELDSPF from the coding sequence ATGCAAGTAACAACCTATCCTTTGGCGGGTGTGGTGGAAATCACCCCTCGTATTTTCGCCGATGACCGCGGTGCTTTTCTGGAAACGTTCAGCGCCCGCCAGTTTGCGGAGGCTGGTATCACCGAGACCTTCGTGCAGGACAACCTCTCCATTTCCAAAAAAGGCGTGGTGCGCGGGCTGCATTTCCAGAAACCACCCTTCGCGCAGGCTAAATTGGTCACGGTAATTGCAGGCAAGGCCTTGGATGTGGTTGTGGACATCAGAAAAGACTCGCCCACCTTCGGGCAGCACGCTACCTGTATCTTAGATGCTGAGAAACGGAACATGTTTTATGTTCCAATAGGGTTTGCACACGCTTTTATGGTTCTTGAGGAAGGAACGGTTTTTACCTACAAATGCAGTAATTACTATAGCAAAGAATCTGAAGGCGGACTGCTCTGGAACGACCCCGCGCTAGGTATTGACTGGGGCATTGTGAACCCGCTGGTGTCTGAGAAAGACGAAATCCTGCCCACGCTGGCTGAGCTGGATTCTCCGTTTTAA